The Salvelinus namaycush isolate Seneca chromosome 13, SaNama_1.0, whole genome shotgun sequence genome includes a region encoding these proteins:
- the LOC120057951 gene encoding gap junction alpha-3 protein-like, whose protein sequence is MGDWSFLGRLLENAQEHSTVIGKVWLTVLFIFRILVLGAAAEDVWGDEQSDFTCNTQQPGCENVCYDEAFPISHIRFWVLQIIFVSTPTLIYLGHVLHIVRMEEKRKEKEEELRKANRLQEEKELLYNEGGDAGGRGGGKKEKPPIRDEHGKIRIRGALLRTYVFNIIFKTLFEVGFILGQYFLYGFQLRPLYKCARWPCPNTVDCFISRPTEKTIFIIFMLVVACVSLLLNLLEIYHLGWKKVKQGMATPDHVLLPRSNGVGPESITSASRTALPNLSYPPTYTDVTAGSGAFLRPKVEASPAEFKMDPLQEGPSSSYYMSSNNNQRLTTQQNWANLATEQQTREMKATSPSFSPSSAPSSDSKQQPCNAAPPTTTSPSSSGGSLSGGNVDQEEGHVTTTVEMHEPPVMVTDPRRLSRASKSSSIRARPNDLAV, encoded by the coding sequence ATGGGTGACTGGAGCTTTCTGGGGCGTCTGTTGGAGAATGCACAGGAACACTCAACAGTAATCGGCAAGGTCTGGCTGACTGTCCTCTTCATCTTTAGGATCCTGGTGCTGGGAGCGGCAGCCGAGGACGTGTGGGGCGACGAGCAGTCTGACTTCACCTGCAACACACAGCAGCCTGGGTGTGAGAACGTCTGCTATGATGAGGCTTTCCCCATCTCGCACATCCGCTTCTGGGTGCTGCAGATCATCTTTGTGTCCACGCCCACTCTCATCTACCTGGGTCACGTACTGCACATCGTCCGCATGGAGGAGAAGCggaaagagaaggaagaggagctGCGAAAGGCCAACAGACTCCAGGAGGAAAAGGAACTCCTTTACAATGAAGGAGGGGATGCAGGGGGACGAGGAGGTGGTAAAAAAGAGAAGCCACCTATCAGGGATGAGCATGGCAAGATCCGCATTAGGGGTGCCCTGCTGCGCACCTATGTGTTCAACATCATTTTCAAGACCCTTTTTGAAGTGGGGTTCATTTTAGGTCAATATTTTCTTTATGGCTTCCAGCTGAGGCCGCTATACAAGTGTGCACGGTGGCCCTGCCCCAACACTGTGGACTGCTTCATATCTAGGCCCACTGAAAAGACAATTTTCATCATATTTATGCTTGTGGTGGCTTGCGTGTCTCTTTTGCTGAATTTGTTAGAGATCTATCACCTTGGGTGGAAGAAAGTTAAACAGGGAATGGCCACCCCTGATCATGTGTTGTTGCCCCGCTCTAATGGTGTGGGGCCGGAGTCCATAACTTCTGCCTCCAGAACTGCCCTTCCCAACCTCAGCTACCCACCGACGTACACGGACGTGACAGCTGGGAGTGGTGCGTTCCTGCGGCCCAAGGTAGAGGCCTCCCCGGCAGAGTTCAAGATGGACCCCCTGCAGGAGGGGCCCTCGTCCTCCTACTACAtgagcagcaacaacaaccaaaggCTGACCACGCAGCAGAACTGGGCCAACCTGGCCACCGAGCAGCAGACTCGGGAGATGAAGGCCACatccccctccttctccccttcCTCCGCACCCTCCTCTGATAGTAAGCAGCAGCCTTGTAATGCTgctccccccaccaccaccagccccAGCTCCAGTGGGGGCAGTTTGAGTGGGGGGAATGTTGATCAGGAGGAAGGCCACGTCACCACCACAGTGGAAATGCATGAGCCCCCCGTCATGGTCACAGACCCTCGCCGGCTCAGCAGGGCCAGCAagagcagcagcatcagagccaGGCCCAACGACTTGGCAGTATAG
- the LOC120058413 gene encoding gap junction beta-2 protein-like, whose translation MSWVALYAQLGGVNKHSTSLGKIWLSVLFIFRITILVLAAESVWGDEQSDFICNTQQPGCKNVCYDHFFPVSHIRLWCLQLIFVSTPALLVAMHVTYRKRGDKRHIISTALHSGGDDKTRQVDLEALKRSRLPITGPLWWTYTCSLFFRLIFEAGFMYALYFVYDGFAMPRLVKCEQWPCPNKVDCFISRPTEKTIFTIFMVASSAICMVLNVAELAYLIVKALMRCSTRMSKKSPAYAHPDHITTDKSLLQNKKNEMLLSSLTDSSSNKTV comes from the coding sequence ATGAGTTGGGTGGCTCTGTACGCCCAGCTGGGCGGGGTGAACAAACACTCCACCAGCCTGGGGAAGATATGGCTGTCTGTCCTATTCATCTTCCGTATCACCATCCTAGTACTGGCTGCAGAGAGCGTGTGGGGAGACGAGCAGTCTGACTTCATCTGCAACACCCAGCAGCCTGGCTGTAAGAACGTCTGCTATGACCACTTCTTCCCTGTGTCGCACATCCGTCTCTGGTGCCTGCAGCTGATCTTTGTGTCTACACCGGCCCTGTTGGTGGCCATGCACGTGACTTACAGGAAGCGTGGGGACAAGAGGCACATCATCTCGACGGCCTTGCACAGCGGTGGTGATGACAAGACCAGGCAGGTGGACCTAGAGGCCCTGAAGAGGAGTCGTCTGCCCATCACAGGGCCTCTGTGGTGGACGTACACCTGCAGCCTGTTCTTCCGCCTGATTTTTGAGGCTGGCTTTATGTACGCCCTCTACTTTGTTTACGATGGCTTCGCGATGCCTCGTCTGGTGAAGTGTGAGCAGTGGCCCTGCCCCAACAAGGTGGACTGCTTCATCTCACGACCCACAGAGAAGACCATCTTCACCATCTTCATGGTGGCTTCGTCTGCCATCTGCATGGTTCTCAACGTAGCCGAGCTGGCCTACCTCATCGTCAAGGCCCTGATGAGGTGCTCCACCAGGATGTCCAAGAAGAGCCCTGCCTACGCTCACCCCGATCACATAACCACGGACAAGTCCCTACTACAGAATAAAAAGAACGAGATGCTGCTGTCCTCTCTTACAGATTCCTCCAGCAACAAGACTGTGTGA